A single region of the Paramicrobacterium fandaimingii genome encodes:
- a CDS encoding maleylpyruvate isomerase family mycothiol-dependent enzyme: protein MTRTDMDDAVGRALAVVRDGVATLNDDQWAAPSLCEGWSVKAAVAHLVWRVSASSREMIDDIARASFTSRQLNPSHAMADIALSIAETRSTSELVDDLTLISRRISTGDQRGSSPRLLETIVHGYDAAHPIGLRLRFDDEATFTVATLARRTASRDVRTLLRHRVLAASDAGWSIGRGDQHIDGTAESIILYLTGRRSIDPSTRPVRIIAPLRPGAPSPGFA from the coding sequence ATGACGCGGACAGATATGGACGACGCCGTCGGACGAGCACTCGCCGTCGTACGAGACGGCGTTGCCACGCTGAACGATGACCAATGGGCAGCACCGTCGCTGTGCGAGGGGTGGAGCGTCAAGGCTGCTGTCGCGCACCTCGTGTGGCGAGTTTCGGCGTCGTCTCGCGAAATGATCGACGACATCGCACGCGCGAGCTTCACGAGCAGGCAGCTGAATCCTTCTCACGCAATGGCCGATATCGCACTGTCGATTGCCGAGACGCGCTCAACAAGCGAGCTCGTCGACGACCTCACGCTCATCTCACGCCGCATCAGCACGGGCGATCAGCGCGGCTCCTCCCCCCGGCTGCTCGAGACCATCGTGCACGGCTATGACGCCGCGCATCCGATCGGGCTGCGACTGCGCTTCGACGACGAGGCAACGTTCACGGTTGCCACTCTGGCGCGCCGCACAGCCTCACGGGACGTGCGGACTCTGCTGCGGCACCGTGTGCTCGCGGCATCCGATGCCGGTTGGTCGATCGGTCGCGGCGATCAGCACATTGATGGAACAGCCGAGAGCATCATCCTCTACCTCACGGGTCGACGCTCCATTGACCCGTCGACTCGCCCGGTGCGCATCATCGCCCCGCTTCGGCCCGGAGCGCCGTCACCCGGCTTCGCCTGA
- the truB gene encoding tRNA pseudouridine(55) synthase TruB: MSVTSSGLLLIDKPPAHTSHDVVARTRRLAGTRKVGHAGTLDPMATGLLILGVGSSTRLLTYIVGCDKQYSATIRLGQSSSTDDAEGELSGLASSDDIAAIDQDAIATEIAALTGEIEQVPSTVSAIKIDGKRAYARARAGETVELKARTVTISEFELEDVRRSPEHIDIDVRVTCSSGTYVRALARDIGESLVVGGHLTRLRRTRIGPFAVADASELDGLVVADSMLPPAQAARMLFPVATLDDERARALGHGQRIDSRGLPDVDGPIAALTEHDRLIGLVHVRGSDVRSLVNFPDDEYDDR; the protein is encoded by the coding sequence ATGTCCGTGACATCAAGCGGCCTGCTGCTCATCGACAAACCGCCTGCCCATACGAGTCACGACGTTGTCGCCCGCACGCGGCGGCTCGCCGGAACGCGCAAGGTCGGTCATGCGGGAACTCTCGACCCGATGGCGACGGGCCTGCTCATTCTCGGGGTGGGCTCATCGACTCGCTTGCTCACCTATATCGTCGGTTGCGACAAGCAGTACAGTGCAACGATTCGACTCGGACAGTCGAGCTCGACTGACGATGCAGAAGGCGAGCTGTCGGGACTGGCGTCTTCTGACGACATCGCCGCCATCGATCAGGACGCGATTGCGACGGAGATCGCAGCGCTGACCGGTGAGATCGAGCAGGTTCCCTCAACGGTGAGCGCCATCAAAATCGACGGAAAGCGGGCCTATGCACGCGCTCGGGCCGGTGAGACCGTTGAGCTGAAGGCTCGGACAGTCACCATCTCGGAGTTCGAACTCGAGGACGTTCGGCGGTCGCCGGAGCACATTGACATCGACGTCCGTGTCACATGCTCGAGCGGAACCTACGTTCGCGCGCTTGCCCGTGACATCGGTGAGTCCCTCGTGGTCGGCGGGCATCTCACTCGCCTGCGGCGCACGCGCATCGGGCCGTTCGCGGTTGCCGATGCGAGCGAGCTTGACGGTCTCGTCGTTGCGGACTCGATGCTGCCGCCAGCACAGGCGGCGCGCATGCTTTTTCCCGTCGCAACGCTTGACGACGAGCGCGCCCGAGCGCTCGGGCATGGGCAGCGCATCGATTCGCGGGGCCTGCCCGACGTGGACGGCCCGATTGCGGCGCTCACGGAGCACGATCGGCTCATCGGCCTCGTCCACGTGCGCGGCAGTGACGTTCGAAGCCTCGTGAACTTTCCCGACGACGAGTACGACGACCGATGA
- a CDS encoding MFS transporter, which translates to MSGERRNLWAGRSLAFVGLILVAANLRTAVAALSPVYDAIDADLHGGAVGLGVLGMLPPLCFAVFGLITPSLARRFPLEELLVGLLAVMLVGHALRGFAWSFGSLLGGSILCFAAIGAGNVLLPAVVKKYFSDRLGQMTAVYTTVLSISTFVPPLVAVPMAQAVSWQFSIGVWGMLAVLGLVPWVVRAAIDRRLARNDPGIAELGDVAAKRVSRSRTVWALAVTFASSSSVAYTSFALLPQILTDVAGVAPAVGGVLLSLFGFLGLPAAIIMPQLATRVRRPAGLVWLGSVFILSGATGLLLVPHSMTWLWVALLGAGPLWFPLALTLINLRSRSHQTVIAVSGFVQGCGYVIAALFPVLISGLHALTGGWTIPIMVLGLLALPPVWAGWVIGARRMIDDELTR; encoded by the coding sequence GTGTCGGGAGAGCGTCGAAATTTGTGGGCGGGGCGAAGTCTCGCGTTTGTGGGGCTCATTCTGGTGGCCGCGAATCTTCGTACGGCCGTTGCCGCTCTGTCTCCCGTTTATGATGCGATCGACGCCGATCTGCACGGTGGGGCCGTCGGCCTCGGTGTGCTCGGCATGCTCCCGCCGCTCTGCTTCGCTGTCTTCGGGCTCATCACCCCGTCGCTCGCGCGACGATTTCCGCTTGAGGAGCTGCTTGTCGGCCTTCTGGCCGTGATGCTTGTCGGCCACGCTCTGCGCGGATTCGCGTGGAGCTTCGGCTCGCTTCTCGGCGGCAGCATTCTCTGCTTCGCGGCAATTGGCGCGGGCAATGTGCTGCTGCCCGCCGTCGTGAAGAAGTACTTCTCAGATCGACTCGGGCAGATGACTGCCGTGTACACGACCGTGCTGTCGATATCGACGTTCGTTCCGCCTCTTGTCGCTGTGCCGATGGCTCAGGCCGTGTCGTGGCAGTTCTCCATCGGCGTCTGGGGAATGCTCGCAGTGCTTGGCCTCGTGCCGTGGGTGGTTCGTGCCGCAATCGATCGCCGGCTGGCGCGAAACGACCCGGGCATCGCCGAGCTCGGTGATGTGGCTGCCAAGCGGGTGTCCCGTTCGCGCACGGTGTGGGCTCTGGCCGTCACCTTCGCGTCGTCATCGTCTGTTGCGTACACGTCCTTTGCTCTGCTCCCGCAGATCCTCACGGATGTCGCGGGCGTCGCGCCAGCGGTTGGGGGAGTGCTGCTTAGCCTCTTCGGATTTCTCGGCCTCCCCGCGGCGATCATCATGCCGCAGTTGGCGACGCGCGTGAGGCGACCCGCGGGACTCGTCTGGCTTGGTTCGGTCTTCATCCTCTCGGGAGCGACAGGCCTTCTTCTGGTTCCGCACTCGATGACGTGGCTGTGGGTGGCGCTTCTCGGTGCGGGGCCGCTTTGGTTCCCCCTCGCGCTCACACTGATCAATCTGCGTTCGCGCAGCCATCAGACGGTGATCGCGGTGAGCGGCTTCGTTCAGGGCTGCGGCTACGTGATCGCTGCACTGTTCCCCGTGCTGATCAGCGGCCTGCACGCGCTCACGGGCGGGTGGACGATTCCGATCATGGTGTTGGGCCTGCTTGCGCTTCCGCCGGTGTGGGCTGGGTGGGTCATCGGCGCTCGGCGCATGATCGATGACGAACTCACGAGGTGA
- a CDS encoding A/G-specific adenine glycosylase, with protein sequence MTQHPLAPLVNAWYLANARDLPWRKPGFSAWGVLVSEFMLQQTPVSRVIPRLGRWLARWPSPADLAAVPAGEAVREWSNLGYPRRALWLHSAAEQITERHGGAVPRDIESLLALTGVGDYTARAVAVFAWGERHPVVDTNTRRVIARAVHGMGEPAPPSSRRDLADMLDLLPADDEQTRIFNAAAMELGALVCTARSPRCDECPLRRDCAWVAAGKPEYTGPRKGVQKRYEGSDRHVRGLIMAELRASNVPLTDKEISRLWPDVAQRDRALSGLLSDGLATVADGGYLLP encoded by the coding sequence GTGACGCAGCATCCACTCGCCCCGCTCGTGAACGCCTGGTATCTCGCAAACGCGCGCGACCTGCCGTGGAGGAAGCCTGGCTTCAGTGCCTGGGGCGTGCTCGTGAGCGAATTCATGCTTCAGCAGACACCGGTTTCCCGCGTCATTCCCCGCCTTGGCCGCTGGCTCGCGCGGTGGCCAAGCCCAGCCGATCTCGCGGCGGTGCCCGCGGGCGAGGCCGTGCGCGAATGGTCGAATCTCGGTTACCCGCGGCGCGCGCTCTGGCTCCACAGCGCGGCCGAGCAGATTACAGAGAGGCACGGGGGCGCAGTGCCGCGCGACATCGAGTCGCTGCTTGCTCTCACCGGAGTCGGCGACTACACAGCGCGCGCCGTCGCGGTGTTTGCCTGGGGCGAGCGCCACCCCGTTGTCGACACGAATACGCGCAGGGTCATCGCGCGGGCTGTGCACGGCATGGGGGAACCTGCTCCCCCATCGTCACGTCGCGACCTCGCCGACATGCTTGATCTGCTGCCGGCAGACGACGAGCAGACTCGAATCTTCAATGCCGCCGCAATGGAGCTCGGTGCTCTCGTATGCACGGCCCGATCGCCGCGGTGCGACGAATGCCCTCTTCGCCGCGACTGTGCGTGGGTTGCCGCGGGCAAACCGGAATACACCGGCCCGCGCAAGGGTGTGCAAAAGCGGTATGAGGGCAGCGACCGTCACGTGCGCGGACTCATCATGGCCGAGCTTCGCGCCTCGAACGTGCCCCTCACAGACAAAGAGATCTCACGGCTGTGGCCCGATGTCGCGCAGCGCGACCGTGCTCTGAGCGGGCTGCTTTCCGATGGTCTCGCCACCGTGGCGGACGGCGGCTATCTGCTTCCCTGA
- a CDS encoding bifunctional riboflavin kinase/FAD synthetase translates to MIIFHGLDEIPADFGPSAVTIGKFDGVHAGHRAIVSQLQEIAGERGLASVVITFDRNPLSIVAPQVCPDPLVSLEQKLDLLTETGVDACLVLRFDAARSAQPAEEFVTELIVGALHAEAVFVGDDFRFGHKGSGNVALLREMAPSHGFEVLSISDVAPFGDRRVSSTWVRELLAAGDVGTAAQLLGRPHSVRGLVVHGAKRGRELGFPTANLSPDVQGLIPDDGVYAGRMLVDGVWHAAAVSVGNNPTFDGVAQKQVEAHLLDQDRDLYGRVVDVEFVERIRGMVAFGGIPPLIAQMHDDVSRARSILV, encoded by the coding sequence ATGATCATTTTCCACGGACTCGACGAGATTCCCGCTGACTTCGGCCCGAGCGCCGTGACGATCGGGAAGTTCGATGGCGTTCACGCTGGGCATCGCGCCATCGTGTCTCAGCTGCAGGAGATCGCAGGCGAGCGCGGTCTCGCGAGCGTTGTCATCACGTTCGACCGCAATCCGCTGTCGATTGTCGCCCCGCAGGTGTGCCCAGATCCACTGGTGAGTCTCGAGCAGAAGCTTGACTTGCTCACGGAGACCGGTGTCGATGCGTGTCTGGTTCTGCGCTTCGACGCCGCGCGCTCGGCCCAGCCGGCCGAGGAGTTCGTGACAGAGCTGATCGTCGGTGCGCTGCACGCCGAGGCCGTCTTCGTCGGAGATGATTTTCGCTTTGGTCACAAGGGTTCTGGCAACGTCGCTCTGCTTCGCGAGATGGCGCCCTCTCACGGCTTCGAGGTGCTGAGCATTTCCGATGTCGCGCCGTTCGGGGATCGCCGCGTGTCGTCGACCTGGGTGAGAGAGCTGCTGGCTGCGGGCGATGTCGGCACGGCAGCCCAGCTGCTCGGTCGGCCACATTCCGTTCGCGGCCTCGTTGTGCACGGGGCGAAGCGCGGTCGTGAGCTGGGGTTCCCGACGGCGAATCTGTCGCCTGACGTCCAGGGGCTGATTCCCGACGACGGCGTTTATGCCGGGCGGATGCTTGTTGACGGCGTCTGGCACGCTGCGGCCGTGTCTGTCGGAAACAACCCGACATTCGACGGTGTCGCCCAGAAGCAGGTGGAGGCGCATCTTCTTGATCAGGATCGCGACCTCTACGGCCGTGTCGTCGATGTTGAGTTCGTCGAGCGAATTCGCGGAATGGTTGCGTTTGGCGGCATCCCACCGCTCATCGCGCAGATGCACGATGATGTTTCTCGCGCTCGTTCGATTCTCGTCTGA